In Aquipuribacter hungaricus, a genomic segment contains:
- the miaA gene encoding tRNA (adenosine(37)-N6)-dimethylallyltransferase MiaA, with the protein MSTPAAGGQPPVLAVVGATATGKSDLAVDLALELGGEVVNADSMQLYAGMDVGTAKITPAERRGVPHHLLDVWPVTRAAAVAEYQGLARALFDEVRGRGHLPVLVGGSGLYVRAALDDLRFPGTDPAVRARWEAEGERLGAAALHARLRQVDPDAADRILPTNTRRVVRALEVVELTGRPFAASMPAPGTAGRAVPAVVVGLRRSRDDLDRRVEERVDRMWQAGFVEEVRGLLDLGLEDGPTASRAVGYAQVVDLLRGRCSEADARTRTVAATRRLVRKQESWFGADPDVTWVDAGAPGARERLLDLAQARLDP; encoded by the coding sequence GTGAGCACCCCTGCCGCCGGCGGACAGCCGCCGGTGCTCGCCGTCGTCGGGGCGACCGCCACCGGCAAGTCCGACCTGGCGGTGGACCTCGCGCTCGAGCTGGGCGGGGAGGTCGTCAACGCCGACTCCATGCAGCTGTACGCCGGCATGGACGTCGGCACGGCCAAGATCACGCCGGCGGAGCGACGGGGGGTGCCGCACCACCTGCTCGACGTGTGGCCGGTCACCCGGGCTGCCGCCGTCGCGGAGTACCAGGGGCTCGCCCGGGCGCTGTTCGACGAGGTCCGCGGCCGCGGGCACCTGCCGGTGCTGGTCGGCGGGTCGGGGCTCTACGTCCGCGCCGCCCTGGACGACCTCCGCTTCCCCGGCACCGACCCCGCGGTCCGCGCCCGCTGGGAGGCCGAGGGGGAGCGCCTCGGGGCCGCCGCCCTGCACGCGCGGCTGCGGCAGGTGGACCCGGACGCAGCCGACCGGATCCTGCCGACCAACACCCGCCGCGTGGTCCGCGCGCTGGAGGTCGTCGAGCTCACCGGCAGGCCGTTCGCGGCGTCCATGCCGGCACCGGGGACCGCGGGGCGCGCCGTCCCCGCTGTCGTCGTCGGCCTCCGCCGCAGCCGCGACGACCTCGACCGCCGGGTCGAGGAGCGCGTGGACCGGATGTGGCAGGCCGGGTTCGTCGAGGAGGTGCGGGGCCTGCTCGACCTCGGCCTCGAGGACGGACCGACCGCCTCCAGGGCCGTGGGGTACGCCCAGGTGGTCGACCTTCTGCGCGGGCGCTGCAGCGAGGCGGACGCCCGCACCCGCACCGTCGCGGCCACCCGCCGCCTGGTCCGGAAGCAGGAGTCGTGGTTCGGCGCCGACCCGGACGTCACCTGGGTCGACGCCGGCGCACCGGGGGCCCGGGAGCGCCTGCTCGACCTCGCGCAGGCCAGACTGGACCCGTGA